A window of Rhinatrema bivittatum chromosome 2, aRhiBiv1.1, whole genome shotgun sequence contains these coding sequences:
- the LOC115085871 gene encoding oocyte zinc finger protein XlCOF6-like isoform X2 — translation MIKTVSEKDGTETCPCCDWEENCWNQCKAQKRLRNPAGDSSENVTPCGQSTQHLREQREAKSFISAECDKMLIKNMELKEHERSYMGVKPFICIECDKSFSFQFQLKMHQRIHTGEKPFTCTECAKSYSCKSVLKTHERIHTGVKPFKCTECDKSFSSKWQLKSHERIHTGEKPFACNKCDKRFKNKSKLKMHEMIHTGEKPFSCTKCDKSFSRKSCLNMHERIHTGEKPFICTDCNKSFRWQPELKRHERIHTGDKLFTSSECDKSFSGKSKRKVHKRMQTGEKSFICAECDKTFNCKSKLKKHGRIHTGEKPFTCNTCDKSFSWKSVLKTHERIHTGEKPFTCHGCDKSFRYKSVLKKHERIHTGVKPFTCTECDKSFSRKWELKYHEKIHTGVKPFTCSECNKRFGQKFELKRHEIIHTGEKPFTCTECDKSFHCKSVLKKHERIHTGEKPFICNVCDKGFRCKSVLKTHERIHTGEKPFTCNECDQSFSCKYVLKKHERIHTGVKPFTCTECDKSFSWKWQLKKHEKIHTGVKPFTCTECNKRFSYKFELQSHERIHTGEKPFTCTECDKSFRCKSVLKKHEMIHTRMKPFTCIDCDKCFSSKCELKSHEKIHTRVKPFICIECNKRFSWKSELKCHERSHTEEKPLLLAESCQ, via the coding sequence ATGATTAAAACTGTATCAGAGAAAGATGGAACAGAAACCTGCCCATGTTGTGACTGGGAGGAAAACTGCTGGAATCAGTGCAAGGCACAGAAAAGGCTGAGAAACCCAGCAGGAGACTCCTCTGAGAATGTGACTCCCTGTGGGCAAAGTACCCAACACCTGAGAGAACAGAGAGAAGCAAAATCATTCATTTCTGCTGAGTGTGATAAAATGTTAATTAAGAACATGGAACTGAAAGAGCATGAAAGGAGCTACATGGGAGTAAAACCATTTATATGTattgagtgtgataaaagcttcagtttTCAATTCCAACTGAAAATGCATcaaaggatccacacaggagaaaaaccatttacatgtactgagtgtgccAAAAGCTACAGTTGCAAATCTGTTTTGAAAACtcatgaaagaatacatacaggagtgaaaccatttaaGTGCACTGAGTGTGATAAGAGCTTTAGTTCAAAATGGCAACTGAAAAGTCAtgaaagaatccacacaggagagaaaccatttgcatgcAATAAATGTGATAAAAGGTTCAAAAACAAATCCAAACTCAAAATGCATGAAAtgatccacactggagagaaaccattttcatgcactaagtgtgataaaagcttcagtcgCAAATCATGCCTGAACATGCATGAAAGGATCCATacgggagagaaaccatttatatgTACTGACTGTAATAAAAGCTTTAGGTGGCAACCAGAACTTAAAAGACATGAAAGGATCCATACAGGAGACAAACTATTCACATcttctgagtgtgataaaagcttcagtggCAAATCCAAACGGAAGGTACATAAAAGAATGCAAACAGGAGAGAAATCATTTATATGTGCTGAGTGTGATAAAACCTTCAATTGCAAATCCAAACTGAAAAAACATGGacgaatccacacaggagagaaaccatttacatgcaatacgtgtgataaaagcttcagttggAAATCGGTTCTGAAAAcccatgaaaggatccacacaggagagaaaccgtTTACATGCCATgggtgtgataaaagcttcagatACAAATCTGTTCTGAAGAagcatgaaaggatccacacaggagtcaaaccatttacatgcacggagtgtgataaaagtttcagtCGGAAATGGGAACTGAAATACCATGAAAAGATCCAcacaggagtgaaaccatttacatgcagtgAGTGTAATAAAAGGTTTGGTCAGAAATTTGAACTGAAAAGACATGAAAttatccacacaggagagaaaccatttacatgcactgagtgtgataaaagcttccatTGCAAATCTGTTCTGAAAAAGCATGAAAGGattcacacaggagagaagcctTTTATATGCAATGTGTGTGATAAAGGCTTCAGGTGCAAATCGGTTCTGAAAAcgcatgaaaggatccacacaggagagaaaccatttacatgcaatgAATGTGATCAAAGCTTCAGTTGCAAATATGTTCTGAAAAagcatgaaaggatccacacaggagtgaaaccatttacatgcactgagtgtgataaaagcttcagttggAAATGGCAACTGAAAAAACATGAAAAGATCCATACAGGAGTGAAaccttttacatgcactgagtgtaataaaaggttcagttacaaatTTGAATTGCAAAGTCATGAACGGATCCACACAGGTGAGAAACCGtttacatgcactgagtgtgataaaagcttcagatGCAAATCTGTTCTGAAAAAGCATGAAATGATCCACACAAGaatgaaaccatttacatgcattgaTTGTGATAAATGCTTCAGTTCAAAATGTGAGCTGAAAAGCCATGAAAAGATCCACACAAGAGTAAAACCCTTTATATGTATTGAGTGTAATAAAAGGTTCAGTTGGAAATCGGAATTGAAATGCCATGAAAGGAGCCACACAGAAGAGAAACCATTATTACTGGCAGAATCTTGCCAATAA
- the LOC115085871 gene encoding oocyte zinc finger protein XlCOF6-like isoform X1 — MPAGASAQDPVTFEDVAVYFSQEEWEGLDERQKELYKEVMKENYQTLRSLGTGSPTITPEIISHIERGEEPYIRAEPGSEEGGTGKSSCSEIDESKRRHEETHPEDPTKHLEMIKTVSEKDGTETCPCCDWEENCWNQCKAQKRLRNPAGDSSENVTPCGQSTQHLREQREAKSFISAECDKMLIKNMELKEHERSYMGVKPFICIECDKSFSFQFQLKMHQRIHTGEKPFTCTECAKSYSCKSVLKTHERIHTGVKPFKCTECDKSFSSKWQLKSHERIHTGEKPFACNKCDKRFKNKSKLKMHEMIHTGEKPFSCTKCDKSFSRKSCLNMHERIHTGEKPFICTDCNKSFRWQPELKRHERIHTGDKLFTSSECDKSFSGKSKRKVHKRMQTGEKSFICAECDKTFNCKSKLKKHGRIHTGEKPFTCNTCDKSFSWKSVLKTHERIHTGEKPFTCHGCDKSFRYKSVLKKHERIHTGVKPFTCTECDKSFSRKWELKYHEKIHTGVKPFTCSECNKRFGQKFELKRHEIIHTGEKPFTCTECDKSFHCKSVLKKHERIHTGEKPFICNVCDKGFRCKSVLKTHERIHTGEKPFTCNECDQSFSCKYVLKKHERIHTGVKPFTCTECDKSFSWKWQLKKHEKIHTGVKPFTCTECNKRFSYKFELQSHERIHTGEKPFTCTECDKSFRCKSVLKKHEMIHTRMKPFTCIDCDKCFSSKCELKSHEKIHTRVKPFICIECNKRFSWKSELKCHERSHTEEKPLLLAESCQ, encoded by the exons GAACAGGCTCCCCGACCATCACCCCTGAGATTATATCCCACATTGAGCGAGGGGAAGAGCCGTACATCAGGGCTGAGCCGGGATCAGAGGAAGGAGGCACTGGGaaaagcagctgctcag AGATTGATGAATCCAAGAGAAGACACGAGGAGACACATCCTGAGGACCCCACTAAACATCTGGAAATGATTAAAACTGTATCAGAGAAAGATGGAACAGAAACCTGCCCATGTTGTGACTGGGAGGAAAACTGCTGGAATCAGTGCAAGGCACAGAAAAGGCTGAGAAACCCAGCAGGAGACTCCTCTGAGAATGTGACTCCCTGTGGGCAAAGTACCCAACACCTGAGAGAACAGAGAGAAGCAAAATCATTCATTTCTGCTGAGTGTGATAAAATGTTAATTAAGAACATGGAACTGAAAGAGCATGAAAGGAGCTACATGGGAGTAAAACCATTTATATGTattgagtgtgataaaagcttcagtttTCAATTCCAACTGAAAATGCATcaaaggatccacacaggagaaaaaccatttacatgtactgagtgtgccAAAAGCTACAGTTGCAAATCTGTTTTGAAAACtcatgaaagaatacatacaggagtgaaaccatttaaGTGCACTGAGTGTGATAAGAGCTTTAGTTCAAAATGGCAACTGAAAAGTCAtgaaagaatccacacaggagagaaaccatttgcatgcAATAAATGTGATAAAAGGTTCAAAAACAAATCCAAACTCAAAATGCATGAAAtgatccacactggagagaaaccattttcatgcactaagtgtgataaaagcttcagtcgCAAATCATGCCTGAACATGCATGAAAGGATCCATacgggagagaaaccatttatatgTACTGACTGTAATAAAAGCTTTAGGTGGCAACCAGAACTTAAAAGACATGAAAGGATCCATACAGGAGACAAACTATTCACATcttctgagtgtgataaaagcttcagtggCAAATCCAAACGGAAGGTACATAAAAGAATGCAAACAGGAGAGAAATCATTTATATGTGCTGAGTGTGATAAAACCTTCAATTGCAAATCCAAACTGAAAAAACATGGacgaatccacacaggagagaaaccatttacatgcaatacgtgtgataaaagcttcagttggAAATCGGTTCTGAAAAcccatgaaaggatccacacaggagagaaaccgtTTACATGCCATgggtgtgataaaagcttcagatACAAATCTGTTCTGAAGAagcatgaaaggatccacacaggagtcaaaccatttacatgcacggagtgtgataaaagtttcagtCGGAAATGGGAACTGAAATACCATGAAAAGATCCAcacaggagtgaaaccatttacatgcagtgAGTGTAATAAAAGGTTTGGTCAGAAATTTGAACTGAAAAGACATGAAAttatccacacaggagagaaaccatttacatgcactgagtgtgataaaagcttccatTGCAAATCTGTTCTGAAAAAGCATGAAAGGattcacacaggagagaagcctTTTATATGCAATGTGTGTGATAAAGGCTTCAGGTGCAAATCGGTTCTGAAAAcgcatgaaaggatccacacaggagagaaaccatttacatgcaatgAATGTGATCAAAGCTTCAGTTGCAAATATGTTCTGAAAAagcatgaaaggatccacacaggagtgaaaccatttacatgcactgagtgtgataaaagcttcagttggAAATGGCAACTGAAAAAACATGAAAAGATCCATACAGGAGTGAAaccttttacatgcactgagtgtaataaaaggttcagttacaaatTTGAATTGCAAAGTCATGAACGGATCCACACAGGTGAGAAACCGtttacatgcactgagtgtgataaaagcttcagatGCAAATCTGTTCTGAAAAAGCATGAAATGATCCACACAAGaatgaaaccatttacatgcattgaTTGTGATAAATGCTTCAGTTCAAAATGTGAGCTGAAAAGCCATGAAAAGATCCACACAAGAGTAAAACCCTTTATATGTATTGAGTGTAATAAAAGGTTCAGTTGGAAATCGGAATTGAAATGCCATGAAAGGAGCCACACAGAAGAGAAACCATTATTACTGGCAGAATCTTGCCAATAA